The genomic interval AGAGCCCAGGGCTTGATCCATCATGGGCTGAACTCTCTCCAATGCCCCTGGAGATAGAGTCTAGTTTCAGATCTACTTGGTCTCCCATGTTATACTAGGCTTTGGCCATGTATGAATGAGTGTATCCTCAAGACCTTCTCCTCCTGTGCCAGGGTAGGAGCACATCAGCAACAGCAAGGGACACAAACCCTCCTGGGTTCCCCAGTGCCAGTAGCAATGGCATCCTTATCAGACCTGTTATCGGGGTGTTCCTCTGGCACCCACAATCCCCAGCTTTGTATGCGATCACTCTTGGGTATCTTGGCTCATTCCCCAGAAGGAGAAAGTTCAGGctggagaaaaacaacagtaaaCACAGGTGTAGGCACACCTGACTTTAGTGCCTGAGCCAGTGCCCCCTAGCCTCTACACACTATGCCACCCAAGAGAAAAGTGGGATTATCCAACGGGTCTTCAGATCAGGCTAGCAGTGAGATGTCTGGAAGCACGGCATGAGGGAGGGATGCCACATATTTTTACCACAGTTTAGGCACAGCCCTTAGCAAACAAGATTGACCAGATTCTCTCAGGACACAATACTCGCTAGGGCTCAGACTTGGAAACTGCTGTGCAGAGCATTGAGGGGCGTAGATGGGGAGAGACTCTGGTCCCCTGGCACCTGCAGATCACAGCAGAGCTACTCTATCACAACAGGGAAGTTCTATGCTCACCAGGAGCAGCATGTGTCCTGTCCCAGCACGCACCAGTTCAAAAGAAGGCAGGTCTTGCCCCTACCGCCTGCTTTCACCCATGGGCTCTGTCACTGCCTTCCCCAGACAACCAACCCGGATGCTCCAACGGTCAAGCCTGGCAGCCTGCATTGGGGATGGTgtctcccttccctcccacaCCCACGATGTCAACTGGCTACAGTCTCCCGGAGCAAGGGGAAGTCTCTGCTTTACTCCCATTTTTGTCTTGGCTGGGTGGGTTGCAGCTGAGAGACGACTTCACCTCTCGCTGTGCAGCTGGGAGCCTAGGCTTGATGTCGTTCGCCTTGGCGGGTGGCCTGGCCCCTCCTTCCCCACCTGAGAGGCAGCTCCAAGTTATGTAAGTGCAGGAAGAGCGTCTCCATTGAGAATGGCTCTGAACGAGCAGCTTGCTCAGCGTGAGATGCTGGCTTCAAGAGAGGAGGCGTATGCACGCATCCTGGGTGGCTTGCACGCATGGGGCTGCCACGTGTTTGCCCACCTGCCTTCCTGCACTGTGCAAGAGGAGCATAAGTTGCCATGAAGGGTGGCCTGCATGTGGATGGCAAGGAGGGTAAGCAAGTAAGTACACATAAaggtgcgtgtgtgtgcaggaagaagaggagatgGTGAGGTCCTGGGCGCTTTGACTATATATGCATAGGTGCTGCCATGCACCCCACCTGTGAGCTACCCCACCCGCAGTGGAGGAATGAGTCCCAGAGCCAGCATGTGCCTGCCAGTCTCACAGACACCTGCCACATGCACACCCATGGCCCACATACCCTTTCAGCCCCCAGTCCTGGAAGAGGGCATATTTGTCCCACATATTGAAGccacaggcagctctgggaGCTGCTACCTGTTACCTACTATAGCACATTCCTGGTGGGGGTCCTCACTGCCATTAGCCAAGTTCAGCTTTCCCAATGTCAAGCCTGATAGCTCTGGGCCCACTGGCTTCCAGCACAGTGTGTCCACTGCATGTCTCCTGAGCCCTCCAGGTTGGTTACTAGCTGGTCACTAGGGTCAGTCCTGTCCCAGAGCTGGAGTCAGGAGTGCAGGACCAGAGACAGCTCTATCTCCCTCCCTGGGCCTGGGGTCTCCCACCTCCAGGACCTGAAAGCCTTGCAGGGTCACAGCTCTGGGGAACCCCCtgttcagtcttctcttttgtaGTGGAGCATTGCCTGCAATGCCAGACCATAGGAGCAGGGAGGGATCCCAGGCTCCTGCCTTCCCCAGCCTTGACATTAGCAGGGTGAAGCCCAGCCCTCACACAAGCTTATGATACTAGCCCAGAGCATCTCCTGCTGCTTAGAGGCATGCACCCCCACCCCAGATGAATCGATGTAGCTGGAGCAGGGTCAGAGTCACTTTCCAGGGCTGGGAAATACTACCCTGGCCAAATCTGTCACTAGTCAGTGCACTccagggagaggcagggaagcTGCTGAAAGAGCAAGACCTGACAGCAGGACTCTCGGGTTCTGTCCCCAACTTCCTGCTAACTCTAAAGGGTGGCATCACAGTTGCTTCCTGAGTGACAGGCTGCCCATCTCCTTGCAAGATCACCATATGGGCAGTGCCTGCGTGGACAAGATGAAGTCAGGAAGATTAACATAAGGTCCAGGGACCAAGACACACAACTGGATGCTGCTGTCATTCCCAGAACACAAGGCACCAATGAGGAAAGGAGCATCACTGATCATCATGTGAGCAGAGCCACCCAGATCTGCACTCAGGGAACAGAATGGCACCACCCATGGCCAGTGGACTGGGCTCTCTGCCACACATGGTTGCtcatgctgctctgcacctAGTACCCCTCCACATTGCCACCTCTACCTGGCCCCAGAGTCACATAGCTCCTTCTGCCCCTACTGACTCAGCATACTGCAGGCCCCAATCTTGCCCCGACACTGCCAGCCaccagcttctgagcacggaaaCACCCAAGGCCTGGCTCCAGGGGTGTCCAGCACATTGGCAGTCCCTCAGGATCTGTCAGTGGCACCCACCTGTGGAAGAGTAGGAGGATGGAGAGAAGGGTCTGGTCAATGTTCCTGTTGCAGATGCCCTGGTTGAAGAGGTAGCAGGGGTCCCGTACAACGGGCTCCAGTGAGTCCTGGCGCATGATGGAGCTCAGCTTGTCGGTGTTGAGGTTCTTGTGAACCAgctgttcctgcagctgccGGAAGCTGCTCACGGTGGGGCTGCCCAGGTTGTTGTTCTcgcccccagccccctcctccAGCCCGCTCCGGTTGGCCAAgtccaggcagcagctgcagcagtccAGCCCCACGGGCGACCGGCACTCCTCCGCGGGCGACGAGGACATCCCGGGCTCCTACACGCTGCCAcggcccgccggggccgccttGCACACggccgctgccggggctgcgAAGGGCGAGCGGCAGCAGGACGCGCCCGGCCGCCGAGCGCCGCGCACAGCtccgctcgcccgcccgcccgcccgcgccgcgccgcccctgcccccgggcccggctccccgcccgcccgccgcgctgaTTGGTAACGGCGGCCTCGAGCgcacggccgcccgccccgccgcctccccgccccgccgccgccgccgccgccgccctccgcgagccgccgcgccgggcaccCGCGCCGGCACCCGCCCGGGCGCTTCCCCCTACCCCAGCCCCCGGCCACGCAGCTCCTGCCCGCCCCCCGTATCTGCCCTGCCACCCTGCCCCGCTCATCACTCGGCTCCTGCATGACATCCACGTCGCTGCCACCACCGGTAGGTCGCTCTCGCAGGCATCCATCCCACTGGGTACCCACCCTCTGCcaccgccgcggggctgccgccctgtgatcacagaatcacagaatggttgatgttggaagggacctctggagatcatctaatccaactcctctgctcaggcagggtcacctagagcatgttagacaggatcacgtCCGGCTGGGTTTCgagagactccacaacccctctgggcaacctcttccagtgctctgtcactctcacggtaaagaagttcttccttatattcaggtggaacttcctatgGTTTGATTTGGACCTGTTGATCTTTCAGGCCACTCTGCTGGGCATCCAGCTCTCCCCAAAGAGTGGCCCTTTGGGTGCCTGGGTATTCTCCTGGGGTGCTTCCCCAGCCACCTCACCACCATGGGGCACTCTCCTGGACCCACTGATCCCATGGCAGGTAGGTAGCCTGGCATGGATGAAGCTGTCTACCTCCCTCCCCACCAGGCCAGTCCTTCCCCCAGCACCTCGCTAGGACACAGTTATCCATGTTTCTTGAAAGTGCTTTTTGCTGCCCTCCTGAGGGCCCCAGGGGCCAGATACCATCCACAAGTCTGCACTAAGCACCTCCAGGGTGTTCACAGCACCCAGACCTGGCTGGTCTGTCCATCACCAGAGAGGGTGGTGAGGGGTGACAGGGAAATGTGCTTGTCAGTAGCTCTCTTACCAAGCACGGATCCCCTATCTCGGTCTCCATACGTCTACTAGGGATGGTGTAGAGGGACTATGTGAAGCTGGAGTGGCCAAGAGTCTCTTGAGGCTTGAGTGGAGGGCACCAGATGGGCCTGCATGGCccaggagcagaggcagagaagacaaaagTCTCCAGGATGGCAGAAATGCCTGGAGTCACCAGGCAGCAGCTTTGTAGCTGGGAACCATTTGCCCAAGAGACAAAAAAGGGCACAAGTGAGACATGCACATATTGAGACAGGGTGGAAAGGGTGTGCAGAGATGTCTTCACTACCAGTAGTGTTCTGGGGACTCAGGGGataagcaagaagaaaagcaaatttcaacagagggaaagaaatgtgaCCTAACTGGCACATCTGCATCCCCTTCGGAGCATCTCCCTGACTAATATGCTAAAACTGCTCTCTGTGAGACAGTGAAGGAAGTCTGGGGCACATAACACCATGCTGAAGACACTGGGACCTGGTACAAAACTGATAAAAACGTAAGCTGTGATGCCCTGTAATGCCTGGGAGAAGGAACTGATGGGCAGTGAGAACCCATCTTAGgagaacatacagaaaaatggTAAGAGAGAGCAATGTTCCATTCTCAGAGCTGTTGCAACCATCCCAAGATCTGGAGCTTCTTCTCCAAGAGACAACGCATAGATTGTAGGATGGAAGCTAGGCTTTGTGGGCTGATCTGTGATCACCACCAGGCAGTGATCCCTCTGAGCCAGCCGCTCAGATCCCTCATTCCCTTGGAGGAGAAGCCATCTGGAAAGAAAGACTGGGAGCTGCTGAAGAAGACTTGGCTGAGGATCTAAAAAGTCATCACAACtacacaaaggaaaatgagCAGACAGGGTTTTTAAAAGCTCTCTATGGACAAGAGGGGAAGTGAAGGTAGTGAGAGGAAGTTTATACATAGGAATTACAAACTGATTGACAGAAGAGCTTGTAGAAAGCAACAGAGGACAGCAGAGGGTCTGAATTGCACAACATTGATAAGGAAAGATAAAACAGGTCAAAGTCCATCTGACAAGACAAAAACACTTAAACCAGCAGGAGGACAGCAGAGATCCTGGTGGTATATCAGCAGTAGCTTGAGATGTTAATAGGATAGTTAATACAGCTGAATAAAAGGCAGAAGTTTTcaataaacatttctgttccATATTTggcaaaaaaggaggaagatgtATTTGCATCACATGAAAATGAAGTACTTTCCACTCCATTAGTAACCAAGCAAGACACAAGGCAACATCTACTACAGATAAACAGCTGCAAATGTTCCAAGGGAGATCTTGGGCCAGCACAGTTCATTTTTTATAAATCTGGCAGTCGTGGGGAGAATCTAGAAGTATGGCAGAAAGCTGTTAGTAGGCCAAGATTTGGTCCCACCAGCAGAGGTGACTTGGGCAGTGAGTGGCATTGGCAGGGGACCCAAACGTGGGATAGGAGGAATGCGGTGAGCCTGTCTCACACAGCTGTGCAGTCAGAGAGGTCTGGATTTGTTCTTGCTATGCCACATAATTACAAAGCTCTGTCAGAGGGCTGGAGAGCCCTCAAATATCTATACAGAATCTGCCTGTACCCCTTTTCTCCAGAACAGAAAGGCACAGGCCAGGTCTTTGTCTGTTCAGTGCTCAAACAGCATAGCTGGCCCTTCAGGATGGCCTGTAGGAACTGTGTGGAGAAAGAGCATATTGATAGAGGTTAGGTGATTCCAAACAAGTGCTTCCCTGTCCCACTGCACACAGAGCAGTCTTGAACTTGGGGCCATTCAATATTTTCCTCCCCAACTTCCATGGaagcaataaatatttacaactGATAAGTCAGTGAATAATAAAAGTGGCATGGCAGTGATGCAGAGTAGCTTGGGACCCTTGGTGACCCAGAGCTGTTCGAGGTGTGTTTCATCTGGGCGAATGTGGTGTTAGGCATTGAGGAGCAAAGTGTGCAGGTCTGGGCTGAGAGAGGAAGCTCTGAGATCTCACGTAGAAAGGCAGAATTGGAGCTCTGAGCTGATGAGGAAGCCAGATGAATTCCAAAGAAAGAGGTGACACACGCAATCACAGACTGCTGCAGGGGTGTCCTCTCTTTCTGTGGCCCTGGTGAAGGCTGGGGACCACTTTGGAGATGCTTCTTCAGCCCTTGGGGTTCTGGTAAGGCTTGAAAccagggggagggaagggaggtcTCTGAGCTTTGCAGATCTACCCAGTGCTGGGAGCTTACCCACACTCCTCTTTTCACACCCGCTGGTGTGCTGAGCTTTGCGTGGGATGTGCCAGGAGCATCGGTACAGCCTGTTGCTGGAGCTGTGCTGGAGTTGGCAAGAGGGTTCTTGGGTGATCTTGCCCCAGTAAGTGTGACTGCAGCTAGTGCCggggggggcaggaagggggcCTTAGGAGCAGGAGGGCACTGggatttcttctcttccatccCTCCAGGTGAAAAACAGTCCCTGTAAACATGGCAGGAGAAGCAGTGCAAGTAAAGCACTACTTGGTGCTCCAGAGGTTAATTGCCTCAGCCAGAGCTGTGCCCCACACCTGGTTCTGTCTGGGGCAGGGATGTGGGGTCAGTGTTCAGGAGCTGTGGGAGGCTGCTGCCATCCCGTGGGCACAGAAGGTAGGACATCTCCCCATTTCTACACCTTGGAGTTGACACCCCTTTGTGCCCTTCTTGTTTGCTCAGGGCTCTGTCCCCTCCATTGTGCTCCAGGAAGGCCTAGAGGATCTCCCCATCTCAGGAGGTGTGTGCCCTGCCCAAGGACCAGCACATTTGCCAAGCTGGGCATGAGTGCTGCACCCAGCACTTCCCGGAGACGCCTATGGCCACGGTTCATTTGCATGGCTGCGTTCCAGGCAGCTTTTCCCAGCCCACTTCAGTgttgtctttattttcctcagGCTTGATCACCTCCCTCCTCGTGAAGGGAGCCCTGGGATGCAGATCGCTGGCTCTTGAAGGCTCCTTCTGCCCTTCAGCTCCTGGACAGCCTACTGGCCTGCAGCTCTCTCCAGCTACTcaggcagctgctgttttgGGCTCCTGCCAGCCCTCTGAGGAGCACGCTTGCCACAGGAAGGGCTTTCCTGCACCAGCACTGCTAttcccagtgcagcccagcagtCAGCTCCTTGTTTCTCATCTGGACCTGGCACAAACCCCAGGTCCTGTGTTGTGGGCTGTCACATTCTTGCTGTTGTGCTTCAGCAGCAGCCTTTCAAGAATCAGCGGGTTCCGAAAAGCCCCAAATTGTGGAGTCGTATGTTGGGATATgctccacatctctctcttGGTTCTAGATAGGCTTAATCTTGCCTGGTTGTAAGATCTCGTCAGTTCAGGTACCAAAGCCCTGCTCCTGTTTCTCCTACAGCCCCCCAGGTTGCAGAGCAGGTTGGGAAGGAGGACATGGGAGGAAATGCAGAGTTTACTTTTGTCTGTGCTGATGGCAGAGCCACCAGGCTCTACTCCCAGCCCCTCCCCTC from Rhea pennata isolate bPtePen1 chromosome 11, bPtePen1.pri, whole genome shotgun sequence carries:
- the TSC22D3 gene encoding TSC22 domain family protein 3 isoform X1, translated to MSSSPAEECRSPVGLDCCSCCLDLANRSGLEEGAGGENNNLGSPTVSSFRQLQEQLVHKNLNTDKLSSIMRQDSLEPVVRDPCYLFNQGICNRNIDQTLLSILLLFHSASGASVVAIDNKIEQAMDLVKNHLMYAVREEVEVLKEQIKELLEKNSQLERENSLLKTLASPEQLEKFQSRLPTEVLCPEEQSPGAPAPAQHAGGSAV